A genomic stretch from Photobacterium atrarenae includes:
- the dapE gene encoding succinyl-diaminopimelate desuccinylase produces MSDSPVIALAKDLISRISVTPEDAGCQDVMIERLEKLGFNIETMIFEDTTNLWARRGTEAPLLVFAGHTDVVPAGPSELWHTPPFEPTIIDGYLHGRGAADMKGSLACFVVAIERFLAENPDHPGSIGLLITSDEEGPFINGTTRVIDTLEARNEKIDMCIVGEPSSTHFVGDVVKNGRRGSITGDITIKGTQGHVAYPHLADNPVHRAMPALAELAATTWDNGNDYFPPTSFQIANLQAGTGASNVIPGEFHVQFNFRFSTELTADDIKRKVHSVLDAHGLDYDLKWTFSGHPFLTDEGTLLEAAVEAIEEVNHQKPELLTTGGTSDGRFIARTGAQVVELGPVNATIHKVNECVKVADLEKLTDMYQKILEKSL; encoded by the coding sequence ATGTCAGACAGCCCGGTTATCGCTCTGGCGAAAGACCTGATCAGCCGCATTTCCGTGACCCCGGAAGATGCCGGCTGCCAGGACGTGATGATTGAACGTCTTGAAAAGCTCGGCTTCAACATCGAGACCATGATTTTTGAAGATACCACCAACCTGTGGGCACGCCGCGGCACTGAGGCACCACTGCTGGTGTTTGCCGGGCACACCGATGTCGTCCCGGCCGGGCCGTCAGAGCTTTGGCATACCCCGCCGTTTGAACCCACCATTATCGATGGTTACCTCCATGGCCGTGGCGCCGCCGATATGAAAGGCTCCCTGGCCTGCTTCGTCGTCGCCATTGAGCGCTTTCTGGCAGAAAACCCGGATCATCCGGGCTCCATCGGCCTGCTGATCACCTCGGACGAAGAAGGGCCGTTTATCAACGGAACCACCCGGGTGATCGATACCCTCGAAGCGCGCAATGAAAAAATCGACATGTGTATTGTCGGTGAGCCCTCCAGTACCCATTTCGTGGGTGATGTGGTGAAAAACGGCCGGCGCGGCTCAATCACCGGGGATATCACCATCAAAGGGACCCAGGGCCATGTTGCGTACCCGCACCTGGCAGATAACCCGGTCCACCGGGCGATGCCGGCGCTGGCAGAACTGGCCGCGACCACCTGGGACAACGGCAACGATTATTTCCCGCCGACCAGCTTCCAGATTGCCAATTTACAAGCCGGTACCGGCGCGTCGAACGTGATCCCGGGCGAGTTCCATGTCCAGTTCAATTTCCGCTTCAGCACTGAGCTGACTGCCGACGATATCAAGCGCAAAGTGCATTCCGTGCTTGATGCCCATGGCCTGGACTATGATCTGAAGTGGACCTTCAGCGGCCACCCGTTCCTCACCGATGAAGGGACGCTGCTGGAAGCCGCGGTCGAAGCAATTGAAGAGGTTAACCACCAGAAGCCGGAGCTGCTCACCACCGGCGGCACCTCAGACGGACGCTTTATCGCCCGGACCGGAGCCCAGGTTGTGGAGCTGGGACCAGTGAACGCTACCATTCATAAAGTGAACGAATGCGTTAAAGTGGCGGATCTGGAAAAGCTGACCGATATGTATCAGAAAATCCTGGAAAAATCCCTGTAA
- the ompW gene encoding outer membrane protein OmpW gives MKTTICAAAVLAAMTIAPQALAHQQGDILVRAGAATVSPNESSDDVLGFGEFGIDSDTQLGLTVGYMLTDNISVELLAATPFKHTVSLGPLGDIAEVEHLPPTLMLQYYFMDSNSKFRPYVGAGLNYTTFFNEDFNSQAKGLGLDNLSLDDSWGLAANVGLDYRVKDNWYLGASVWYADIETDVTFNAGADKVSINTEIDPWVFMLSAGYSF, from the coding sequence ATGAAAACAACGATTTGTGCTGCAGCTGTGCTGGCTGCAATGACTATTGCTCCGCAAGCGCTTGCTCACCAGCAAGGTGACATTCTGGTTCGTGCCGGCGCGGCGACGGTTTCGCCGAATGAAAGCAGCGATGATGTTCTGGGTTTTGGTGAGTTCGGGATTGATTCCGACACCCAACTGGGGCTGACCGTCGGCTATATGCTGACCGATAACATCAGTGTTGAACTCCTGGCTGCGACCCCGTTTAAGCACACTGTTTCTTTAGGCCCACTGGGCGATATCGCGGAAGTCGAACACCTGCCACCAACCCTGATGTTGCAGTACTACTTCATGGACAGCAACAGCAAGTTCCGCCCGTATGTCGGGGCCGGCCTGAACTACACCACCTTCTTTAATGAAGACTTTAATAGTCAAGCCAAAGGGTTGGGGCTAGACAATCTGTCGCTGGATGACTCCTGGGGCCTGGCGGCCAATGTCGGCCTGGATTATCGGGTGAAAGATAACTGGTATTTGGGCGCGTCAGTTTGGTATGCCGATATTGAAACTGATGTGACCTTCAACGCGGGCGCCGATAAAGTCTCCATCAATACCGAAATTGATCCTTGGGTCTTCATGCTGTCTGCCGGCTACAGTTTCTGA
- a CDS encoding M15 family metallopeptidase, with the protein MTAPTDARPLTAGQLTGQSETHLVSHQQYQLHRETRPALQALQQAAKEAGFDLKIASAFRSFERQLMIWNHKFDGNRPLLDSNSQPVDAAALSEIERIHTIMRWSALPGASRHHWGTDLDVYAANCLPDGASLQLEPWEYAPGGHQAEFSQWLQASLATFDFYLPYAEDRNGVAVEPWHISHAPVSSPLLAQLTPELLHRTLHASQIAGKSQILANLDTLYTRYIANVCEV; encoded by the coding sequence ATGACAGCACCCACTGACGCCCGGCCGCTCACGGCCGGGCAACTTACCGGCCAATCGGAAACCCATCTTGTCAGCCACCAGCAGTACCAGCTACACCGTGAGACCCGCCCGGCATTGCAAGCCTTGCAACAGGCTGCCAAAGAAGCCGGATTCGATCTCAAAATCGCCAGCGCGTTTCGCAGTTTCGAACGCCAGCTGATGATTTGGAATCACAAGTTTGATGGCAACCGACCCCTATTGGACAGCAACAGCCAGCCGGTAGACGCAGCAGCGCTGAGCGAGATAGAGCGCATTCATACCATCATGCGCTGGTCGGCCCTGCCCGGCGCCAGCCGCCATCACTGGGGCACGGACCTTGATGTTTATGCGGCCAACTGTCTGCCGGACGGAGCCAGCCTGCAATTAGAGCCCTGGGAATATGCCCCGGGCGGCCATCAGGCCGAGTTCAGCCAATGGCTGCAAGCCTCCCTCGCCACGTTCGACTTTTATTTACCCTACGCCGAAGACCGCAACGGCGTTGCGGTGGAGCCCTGGCATATCAGCCATGCCCCCGTCAGTTCGCCTCTGCTGGCCCAACTGACGCCCGAGTTGCTCCATCGCACACTTCATGCCAGCCAAATCGCTGGAAAGTCGCAGATTTTGGCAAACCTTGATACGCTTTATACAAGGTACATTGCAAATGTCTGCGAGGTTTAA
- a CDS encoding ArsC family reductase, with amino-acid sequence MSTIAYGIKNCDTIKKMKKWLEAENIDYRFHDYRVDGLDPALLETFEAQLGWEAMVNKRGTTYRQLSDEQKSGLNRDTALALMLEHPAMIKRPLLVHDDSYHLGFKPEQYQAIFHANQ; translated from the coding sequence ATGAGTACAATTGCCTACGGCATTAAGAATTGCGATACCATCAAAAAAATGAAGAAGTGGCTGGAAGCAGAGAACATTGACTACCGCTTCCATGACTACCGTGTGGACGGCCTGGATCCGGCCCTGCTGGAAACGTTTGAGGCCCAACTGGGTTGGGAGGCCATGGTGAACAAACGCGGCACCACCTACCGTCAGCTGAGCGACGAGCAAAAATCCGGCCTGAACCGCGACACCGCCCTGGCCCTGATGCTGGAACACCCGGCGATGATCAAGCGCCCGCTGCTGGTTCACGACGACAGCTATCACCTCGGCTTTAAGCCGGAGCAATACCAAGCTATTTTCCACGCCAACCAATAA
- a CDS encoding DUF2897 family protein yields the protein MAEWLLNPWVITIIIVSVIVSNIAAIKYTANMKFGYRDKVKYMQEKHKREQAQQDDPESSGTHSAEQSNESDRRDP from the coding sequence ATGGCGGAATGGCTCCTCAACCCCTGGGTGATCACGATCATTATCGTCAGTGTGATCGTCAGTAACATTGCAGCAATCAAATACACGGCCAATATGAAATTTGGCTACCGGGACAAAGTCAAATACATGCAGGAGAAGCACAAGCGCGAACAAGCGCAGCAGGACGACCCGGAGAGCAGCGGCACCCACAGCGCCGAGCAAAGCAACGAAAGCGATCGCCGCGATCCCTGA
- a CDS encoding response regulator, whose amino-acid sequence MTHWKLMIVDDHPLIRRGISQLLSFEPEFDIIAEASNGSDAVRLAGDHEPDLILLDLNMKGMSGLDTLRAMRAEGIAARIVVLTVSDSRADIRALVNAGADGYLLKDTEPDQLVELLKQALHGGKAYSDLVKEYLEDSTEDESLLDALTDREMQILREVAKGHRNRQIAESLYISEATVKVHMKSLLKKLQVKSRTAATVLYLETQGQ is encoded by the coding sequence ATGACACACTGGAAATTAATGATCGTGGATGATCACCCTCTGATCCGCCGGGGGATCAGCCAACTGCTGAGCTTTGAACCGGAATTTGACATTATCGCCGAAGCCAGTAACGGCTCCGATGCCGTGCGGCTCGCCGGGGACCACGAGCCCGATCTGATCCTGTTGGATCTGAATATGAAAGGGATGTCAGGACTCGACACCCTGCGCGCCATGCGCGCGGAAGGCATTGCAGCCCGTATCGTCGTCCTGACCGTATCCGACAGCCGCGCCGATATCCGGGCACTAGTGAACGCCGGGGCCGACGGCTATCTGCTCAAAGATACCGAACCGGACCAGCTGGTTGAATTATTGAAACAAGCCTTGCACGGCGGCAAAGCCTACAGCGATTTGGTGAAAGAATACCTCGAAGACAGCACTGAAGACGAGTCACTGCTCGATGCTTTGACTGACCGGGAGATGCAGATCCTACGCGAAGTGGCGAAAGGACACCGCAATCGCCAGATTGCCGAGTCGCTATATATCTCAGAAGCCACCGTTAAGGTGCATATGAAAAGCCTGCTAAAGAAATTACAGGTGAAGTCGCGCACGGCGGCGACAGTGCTCTATCTGGAAACCCAGGGGCAATAG
- a CDS encoding glutamate-5-semialdehyde dehydrogenase, with product MDLELMGKAAQQAAFELATADTKQKNQALAIIADELEANRDAILAANAQDIEAAKASGMSEALVDRLLLNEERLSGIANDVRNVIGLHDPVGAELDSKVLENGMRLSRRRVPLGVVGVIYEARPNVTIDIAALCLKTGNASILRGGRETFHSNMALVKVIQTALEKAGLPAASVQYIEKPDRELVSQLLKMDQYVDMIIPRGGAGLHKMCKENSTIPVIIGGFGISHVYVDDSADLARSLDVVENAKVQRPSACNALDTLLVHEAVAEAFLPRLAERLNQSNVTFVADETSLALLEGKAASLRPVADGDFDTEWLSFTLGVKVVQGVDEAIVHMRKHNASHSDAILTNTLQAAERFVNAAGSAAVYVNASTRFTDGAQFGLGAEVAVSTQKLHARGPMGLEELTSYKWVGVADYLPRP from the coding sequence GTGGATCTTGAACTGATGGGGAAAGCGGCGCAGCAGGCGGCGTTTGAACTGGCAACGGCAGACACCAAACAGAAGAACCAGGCACTGGCGATTATCGCTGATGAGCTGGAAGCCAATCGTGATGCGATTCTGGCTGCCAATGCCCAGGATATTGAAGCGGCCAAGGCATCGGGTATGAGTGAGGCGCTGGTGGATCGCCTGTTGCTGAACGAGGAACGCCTGAGCGGTATCGCCAATGACGTCCGCAATGTGATTGGACTCCATGATCCGGTCGGCGCCGAGCTCGACAGCAAAGTGCTGGAAAACGGGATGCGCCTGAGCCGTCGCCGGGTACCGTTGGGGGTGGTCGGGGTGATCTATGAAGCCCGTCCGAATGTGACCATCGATATTGCGGCGCTGTGTCTGAAAACCGGCAACGCCAGCATTCTGCGTGGTGGTCGGGAAACCTTCCACTCCAACATGGCGCTGGTCAAGGTGATCCAGACAGCCCTTGAGAAAGCCGGGCTGCCGGCAGCATCGGTACAGTATATCGAAAAGCCGGATCGCGAGCTGGTTTCCCAACTGCTGAAAATGGATCAGTACGTCGATATGATCATTCCGCGCGGTGGTGCCGGCTTGCATAAAATGTGCAAGGAAAACAGCACCATTCCGGTGATCATCGGTGGTTTTGGCATCAGCCACGTCTATGTGGATGACAGCGCCGATTTGGCCCGCTCGCTCGATGTGGTCGAGAATGCCAAGGTGCAGCGCCCATCGGCGTGTAATGCCTTGGATACCCTGCTGGTGCATGAAGCGGTGGCGGAAGCGTTTCTCCCGCGTCTGGCCGAGCGCCTGAATCAGTCGAACGTAACCTTTGTCGCTGATGAAACCAGCCTTGCCCTGCTGGAAGGGAAGGCGGCTTCGCTACGCCCCGTGGCGGATGGGGATTTCGATACCGAATGGCTCAGCTTCACCCTCGGGGTGAAAGTGGTTCAGGGTGTTGATGAGGCCATTGTTCACATGCGCAAGCATAACGCCAGCCATTCTGATGCGATCCTGACCAATACCCTCCAGGCCGCCGAGCGGTTTGTCAATGCAGCCGGCTCTGCGGCGGTGTACGTCAATGCGTCCACCCGCTTTACCGACGGGGCGCAGTTTGGCCTGGGTGCGGAAGTCGCGGTCTCGACCCAGAAACTGCATGCCCGCGGCCCGATGGGGCTGGAAGAGCTGACCAGTTACAAGTGGGTTGGTGTCGCAGATTACCTGCCTCGCCCGTAA
- the proB gene encoding glutamate 5-kinase — MAETNHIQVTAQTLSSAHASDTQSVHSPQQTIVIKLGTSVLTGGTLQLDRAHMVELVRQCASLRKQGHKVILVTSGAIAAGREHLGYPELPKTMASKQLLAAVGQSRLIQEWEHLFGIYGLHVGQMLLTRADLDDRERYLNARDMIVALLDNGIIPVVNENDAVATTEIKVGDNDNLSALVGILTSADKLLLLTDQPGLFTADPRSNPDAELIREVHTIDETLHKLAGGSVGGLGTGGMATKLQAADVARRAGIEVVIAAGSRPEVIADLVLGESVGTRFLPLESPLESRKRWILAGPPPAGDIVIDDGAAMAVQQRGSSLLSKGILEVKGQFERGEVTRIFNARGTLLARGICRYSSRDMAKIAGKHSQEIHQVLGYEYGPVAIHRDDLVLI; from the coding sequence ATGGCAGAGACGAATCATATTCAGGTGACCGCGCAGACCCTCTCAAGCGCGCACGCTTCTGACACTCAGTCGGTTCATTCCCCTCAGCAAACCATTGTCATTAAACTGGGCACCAGTGTATTGACCGGTGGGACCCTGCAGCTGGATCGGGCCCATATGGTCGAGCTGGTCCGCCAGTGCGCTTCCCTGCGTAAGCAGGGGCATAAGGTGATCCTGGTGACATCCGGTGCAATTGCAGCAGGTCGCGAGCATCTGGGATATCCCGAGTTGCCCAAGACCATGGCCAGTAAACAATTGCTGGCAGCCGTCGGCCAGAGCCGGCTGATCCAGGAGTGGGAACACCTGTTCGGGATTTACGGGCTGCATGTCGGGCAGATGCTGCTGACCCGGGCTGATCTTGACGATCGGGAACGCTACCTTAATGCTCGCGATATGATTGTAGCCCTGCTCGATAACGGTATTATCCCGGTGGTCAATGAGAACGATGCCGTGGCGACTACAGAAATCAAAGTGGGGGATAATGATAATTTATCCGCGCTGGTCGGCATTTTAACCAGTGCAGATAAACTGCTGCTGCTGACTGATCAGCCAGGCTTGTTTACTGCCGATCCGCGCAGCAATCCGGATGCGGAGCTGATCCGTGAAGTGCACACCATTGATGAGACCCTGCACAAACTGGCCGGCGGCAGTGTCGGTGGCTTGGGGACCGGCGGTATGGCGACCAAGTTGCAGGCGGCTGATGTTGCCCGTCGCGCCGGGATTGAGGTGGTGATTGCCGCGGGCAGTCGCCCGGAGGTGATTGCCGACCTGGTCCTTGGTGAGTCGGTGGGCACCCGCTTCCTACCATTGGAGTCGCCGCTGGAAAGCCGTAAGCGCTGGATCCTGGCCGGGCCGCCGCCAGCCGGCGATATTGTGATTGATGACGGTGCAGCGATGGCGGTGCAGCAGCGCGGCAGCAGTTTGCTGTCGAAAGGGATCCTGGAAGTGAAAGGGCAGTTTGAACGTGGGGAAGTGACCCGGATTTTCAATGCCCGGGGCACCCTGCTAGCGCGTGGGATCTGCCGGTATTCGAGCCGGGATATGGCGAAAATTGCTGGCAAGCACAGCCAGGAAATTCATCAGGTCTTGGGATATGAATACGGTCCGGTGGCCATTCACCGTGACGATCTGGTGCTGATTTAA
- a CDS encoding winged helix-turn-helix domain-containing protein produces MELNPVFARRLYLALLVEQVERPNVPKLIEITGWPRRTIQDVLKALPGFGIELAFVQDGKRHNDGYYQLSDWGPFDLQWVVSKEQDIITSVSS; encoded by the coding sequence ATGGAATTGAATCCGGTTTTTGCCCGTCGTTTATATTTAGCCTTATTGGTCGAGCAAGTCGAGCGACCGAATGTGCCGAAGCTGATTGAAATTACCGGCTGGCCGCGTCGTACGATTCAGGATGTGCTCAAGGCACTGCCCGGTTTCGGGATTGAACTTGCTTTTGTTCAGGATGGCAAACGCCATAATGACGGCTACTACCAGCTGAGTGACTGGGGGCCGTTTGATTTGCAGTGGGTGGTGTCGAAAGAGCAGGATATTATTACGTCTGTTTCCAGCTAG